In the Pyrolobus fumarii 1A genome, one interval contains:
- a CDS encoding mandelate racemase/muconate lactonizing enzyme family protein, with the protein MQALPRVSSVEVFTLEVRVRGVFRIALGAETRVETLYVKVTLDDGSVGWGEGAPAPRITGEYPRAALEAARIASQHLPGIRLPEELSDALELLSRLLPRSPAARAALESALLDAYSRSIGAPLCALLGGCRSEPLRTSFTISLDEPEVMASKAAEAVEKGFRRLKLKLGGPPSLDIARVEAVRKAVGDDAEIMVDANQAWSLAAANKVIPRLESLGVMLVEQPLPAWDLRGLAELSRRSPIPIAVDESVMDMHDLAELVGLGFRGVVNVKVSRVGGPLRAARILQASVDMGLEAMVGCMLETSLGISHAVHAVSTVKPSFVDLDAPLLLERDPAACKVYDGVMVAPPRGPGVGCEPRLSV; encoded by the coding sequence GTGCAGGCCCTGCCGCGCGTGTCCAGCGTCGAGGTTTTCACGCTAGAGGTTCGTGTTCGTGGCGTCTTCCGTATCGCGCTTGGCGCCGAGACCAGGGTCGAGACTCTCTATGTCAAAGTTACTCTTGACGATGGGAGTGTCGGGTGGGGTGAGGGGGCGCCAGCCCCGCGCATAACCGGCGAGTATCCACGCGCGGCTCTAGAGGCGGCTAGAATAGCCTCTCAACACTTGCCAGGCATACGCCTCCCGGAGGAGCTAAGCGACGCTCTAGAGCTACTCTCGAGGCTCTTGCCACGCTCTCCCGCTGCGAGGGCCGCGCTAGAGTCTGCGCTTCTAGACGCGTACTCGAGGAGCATTGGAGCGCCGCTCTGCGCGCTACTCGGGGGCTGTAGGAGTGAACCTCTCCGGACAAGCTTCACTATAAGCCTTGACGAGCCAGAGGTGATGGCGTCAAAGGCTGCTGAGGCTGTGGAAAAGGGCTTCCGTCGTCTCAAGTTGAAGCTGGGTGGGCCCCCTTCGCTCGACATTGCGCGCGTCGAGGCGGTGCGCAAGGCTGTCGGGGATGACGCGGAGATAATGGTTGATGCTAACCAGGCGTGGAGCCTAGCGGCGGCTAACAAGGTGATACCGAGGCTGGAGTCTCTCGGAGTAATGCTCGTCGAGCAGCCTCTACCGGCGTGGGATCTAAGGGGTCTAGCCGAGCTATCCAGGCGCTCCCCTATACCGATAGCCGTTGATGAGAGCGTAATGGACATGCACGACCTGGCGGAGCTTGTCGGGCTCGGGTTCCGGGGCGTTGTCAACGTGAAGGTGTCTCGCGTTGGTGGGCCGTTGCGCGCAGCGCGGATACTCCAGGCTAGTGTCGATATGGGTCTAGAGGCGATGGTAGGTTGTATGCTCGAGACTAGCCTCGGTATAAGTCATGCTGTTCATGCCGTCTCTACAGTCAAGCCGTCGTTTGTCGACTTGGACGCGCCGCTCCTCCTGGAGCGGGACCCGGCAGCCTGCAAGGTGTACGATGGTGTGATGGTCGCTCCGCCTAGAGGCCCTGGCGTCGGTTGTGAGCCGAGGCTATCCGTTTAA
- a CDS encoding TldD/PmbA family protein has protein sequence MSLNGVTEIAEKLMVEAEKLQGVILADVRVEHNDLLYIRLRDGTVDTISPGVDRGASVRVFVDGGYGFAYTTRLDLESLRKALHEAYSMARAMAASPKRMNVRPYLLDALEAEHVWPVSRDPRDVSIEEKVKDLMELDRTLTNLLKSIKSRDIIYRELTSVKIYVSTEGRKIREEKNITYLGVVATAREGDVMAEAIERVGTTRGYALWSKKSIEDIAKTVASRLEKQLRAKTPKAGNYPVVIAPEVLGVFVHEAFGHLTEADLTLAGSVVKGKLGQKVASEHVSIVDDPTLDDGFGTFKFDDEGVSAARAVLVEKGILKQLMVDRVYASILGTDPTGNARAESFRVPPLIRMRNTVMLPGDHSVEELFEGIKFGYYLVSHLGGQANTDGNFQVGVQEAYEIVNGEIGEPVRGLSISGNTLETLMNIDAVGKDFELHYGMCGKVQMVYVSDGGPHVRVKSVAVGGRAI, from the coding sequence ATGAGCCTCAATGGAGTAACAGAAATCGCAGAGAAGCTTATGGTTGAGGCTGAGAAGCTCCAGGGCGTGATACTCGCGGATGTTCGGGTAGAGCATAACGACCTGCTCTATATCCGGCTTCGTGATGGTACCGTGGATACTATCAGCCCGGGTGTCGATCGCGGCGCGTCTGTAAGAGTGTTCGTGGACGGCGGCTATGGGTTCGCCTACACTACTAGGCTCGACCTCGAGTCGCTGAGGAAGGCGTTGCACGAAGCCTATAGTATGGCGAGGGCGATGGCTGCCAGCCCAAAAAGGATGAACGTCAGGCCGTACCTGCTTGACGCTTTGGAAGCCGAGCATGTATGGCCTGTAAGCCGTGACCCCCGCGACGTTAGCATAGAGGAGAAGGTTAAGGACCTCATGGAGTTGGATAGGACGCTGACAAACCTCCTTAAGAGCATCAAGAGCCGCGATATCATATACCGCGAGTTGACTAGCGTGAAGATCTATGTGAGCACAGAGGGTAGGAAGATCAGAGAGGAGAAGAACATCACATACCTTGGTGTTGTCGCGACGGCAAGGGAGGGTGATGTGATGGCTGAGGCTATCGAGCGTGTTGGCACCACGAGGGGCTACGCGCTATGGTCGAAGAAGAGCATAGAGGATATCGCGAAGACTGTGGCCTCTAGGCTGGAGAAGCAGCTGCGAGCCAAGACGCCAAAGGCAGGCAACTACCCGGTCGTGATTGCTCCGGAGGTGCTGGGTGTATTCGTGCATGAGGCTTTCGGGCACCTCACCGAGGCTGACCTCACCCTCGCGGGTAGCGTCGTGAAGGGTAAACTGGGTCAGAAGGTTGCAAGCGAACATGTCAGCATAGTTGACGACCCGACGTTAGACGATGGCTTCGGCACATTCAAGTTTGACGACGAGGGCGTATCGGCAGCGAGAGCTGTACTAGTCGAGAAGGGTATACTCAAACAGCTGATGGTAGACCGCGTCTACGCCTCCATACTTGGCACGGACCCCACGGGTAACGCGCGGGCAGAGAGCTTCAGGGTGCCGCCGTTGATAAGGATGAGGAATACTGTGATGCTGCCGGGCGATCATAGCGTTGAGGAGCTATTCGAGGGCATAAAGTTCGGGTATTACCTCGTGTCGCACCTGGGCGGCCAGGCTAACACGGATGGCAACTTCCAAGTTGGAGTACAGGAGGCCTACGAGATAGTAAATGGCGAGATTGGTGAGCCTGTCCGCGGGCTCAGCATCTCCGGCAACACGCTAGAGACGCTCATGAACATAGATGCTGTTGGCAAGGACTTTGAGCTACACTACGGCATGTGCGGGAAGGTGCAAATGGTGTACGTTAGCGACGGTGGCCCACACGTTAGAGTGAAGAGCGTTGCTGTAGGTGGCAGAGCCATCTAA
- a CDS encoding DUF1611 domain-containing protein → MPAVVYAPGALGKGLGKTANDLVIYKGGERFEIVAVVDPENAGRDAGEVVGVGPRGIPVVASLEDALRYKPRAFIIGAATVGGYIPPGWKRDIIRALEEGLDVYNGLHHFLSEDPEAVEAAKKSGARIVDVRKPDKSLFRIWDGSVLKTRAKRVLVAGTDCEAGKNIATMELYLELKRRGVKACMVGTGQTMLLLGARGAVIDAIPSDFIAGVVEKFVVEADGDGCEVIVVEGQAAILHPAYGHVSLGILRGVSPTHIVLAHVPGRRVRAAFEHLGLPMPEPEEELEMLMRLNPYPSARLAGLALNTSEHYRGKADEVAKFYEERFSAPAVDPLIHGMGKVAERIISEGF, encoded by the coding sequence GTGCCGGCGGTTGTCTACGCTCCTGGTGCGCTTGGCAAGGGGCTCGGCAAGACTGCTAACGATCTCGTGATATACAAGGGTGGCGAGAGGTTTGAGATTGTCGCGGTTGTTGACCCGGAGAATGCGGGTAGAGATGCTGGTGAGGTTGTGGGTGTTGGGCCTCGCGGAATACCCGTCGTGGCTAGCCTAGAGGACGCGTTGAGGTACAAGCCGAGGGCGTTTATCATCGGCGCGGCTACTGTCGGCGGGTATATACCGCCAGGGTGGAAGAGAGACATTATCCGTGCTCTCGAGGAGGGCCTAGACGTCTACAATGGTCTCCATCACTTCCTCTCGGAGGATCCCGAGGCGGTAGAAGCTGCCAAGAAGAGCGGCGCCCGCATAGTCGACGTGAGGAAGCCTGACAAGAGCCTATTCCGCATATGGGACGGCTCCGTGCTAAAGACGCGTGCCAAGCGCGTCTTGGTCGCCGGGACTGACTGTGAGGCCGGCAAGAACATCGCGACTATGGAGCTATACCTGGAGCTTAAGAGGCGTGGTGTGAAAGCCTGTATGGTCGGCACGGGGCAGACTATGCTCCTTCTCGGCGCTAGGGGAGCGGTGATAGACGCTATACCTTCCGACTTTATCGCCGGTGTTGTGGAGAAGTTCGTCGTAGAGGCGGATGGGGACGGCTGCGAGGTTATCGTTGTCGAGGGGCAGGCTGCGATACTACACCCGGCTTATGGGCACGTAAGCCTTGGTATACTTCGTGGCGTCTCTCCCACCCACATAGTATTGGCGCACGTGCCGGGGAGGAGGGTGAGGGCGGCCTTCGAGCACCTCGGGCTGCCTATGCCGGAGCCCGAGGAGGAGCTAGAGATGCTAATGAGGCTTAACCCGTACCCCTCGGCTAGGCTAGCCGGATTGGCCCTCAACACTAGCGAGCACTACCGTGGCAAGGCTGATGAAGTGGCAAAGTTCTATGAGGAGAGGTTCTCGGCGCCGGCGGTTGACCCGCTCATACACGGGATGGGCAAGGTGGCTGAGAGGATTATCTCCGAGGGCTTCTGA